The following proteins are encoded in a genomic region of Synechococcus sp. ROS8604:
- a CDS encoding YbaB/EbfC family nucleoid-associated protein, with protein sequence MAGFGLPNFGQLTEAFRKAQQIQQDAQKLQEELDAMEIEGNSEDGRASIWLSGNQQPLRVRLDPTLLSEGQEATEAATLAALQSAYERSTGTMKERMEELTGGLNLNLPGMGG encoded by the coding sequence ATGGCAGGGTTTGGACTTCCCAATTTCGGACAGCTCACCGAGGCCTTCCGAAAGGCTCAACAAATCCAGCAAGACGCGCAGAAACTGCAAGAAGAACTCGATGCCATGGAGATCGAGGGCAACAGTGAAGACGGTCGAGCCAGTATCTGGTTATCTGGCAATCAACAACCCTTGAGGGTGCGGCTGGATCCAACCCTGCTGAGCGAAGGACAGGAAGCCACAGAAGCCGCCACACTCGCGGCTTTGCAATCCGCCTATGAACGCTCCACCGGCACGATGAAAGAACGCATGGAAGAACTCACTGGCGGACTCAATCTCAACCTCCCCGGGATGGGCGGCTAA
- the murB gene encoding UDP-N-acetylmuramate dehydrogenase translates to MFTGDRSLNALLESGVLQQQVSLANYTTWRVGGPAQWLAEPNDAEQCLALLQWAQTEGLTTRVIGAGSNLLIADAGLPGLTLCLRRLQGSQLDAESGQVKALAGEPLPTLARRAARLGLHGLEWAVGIPGTVGGAAAMNAGAQGGSTADSLTYVEVIDRSLTDAVKTTTMLSNAELAYDYRHSLLQGSEHLVIAAQFQLEPGHDAKELMRKTSGNLSHRTTTQPYQWPSCGSVFRNPEPEKAGQLIEGLGLKGKRIGGAEVSPVHANFIVNVGDATADDIRTLIDFVQNEVERIHGITLHPEVKRLGFQTTD, encoded by the coding sequence ATGTTCACCGGCGATCGCAGCCTGAATGCCCTTCTCGAGTCTGGGGTTCTCCAACAGCAGGTGTCCCTCGCGAACTACACCACTTGGCGGGTGGGAGGTCCAGCGCAATGGTTGGCCGAGCCCAACGATGCTGAACAATGTCTCGCGCTTCTCCAGTGGGCCCAAACGGAAGGGCTCACCACCCGAGTGATTGGAGCCGGATCAAACCTGCTGATTGCTGACGCTGGTCTTCCAGGTCTCACTTTGTGCTTACGCCGCCTGCAAGGCAGCCAACTGGATGCCGAATCAGGGCAGGTGAAGGCTTTGGCGGGTGAACCGCTTCCCACGCTTGCCAGGCGCGCGGCCAGACTCGGCTTGCATGGGCTGGAATGGGCCGTTGGTATCCCTGGAACCGTGGGAGGGGCCGCGGCCATGAACGCAGGAGCTCAGGGCGGCTCCACAGCCGACTCGCTGACCTACGTGGAGGTGATCGATCGATCGCTAACGGACGCGGTGAAGACCACCACGATGCTCAGCAACGCCGAGCTCGCCTACGACTACCGACACAGCCTTCTTCAAGGCAGCGAACACTTAGTGATTGCGGCGCAGTTCCAATTAGAGCCAGGCCACGACGCCAAGGAGTTGATGAGAAAGACCAGTGGCAACCTCAGTCATCGCACCACCACCCAGCCGTACCAATGGCCAAGCTGCGGAAGTGTGTTCCGCAACCCAGAGCCCGAAAAAGCTGGTCAGCTCATCGAAGGCTTAGGGCTCAAGGGGAAACGCATCGGAGGCGCCGAGGTCTCACCGGTGCATGCCAATTTCATCGTCAACGTTGGTGATGCCACGGCCGATGACATCCGCACCTTGATCGACTTCGTGCAGAACGAAGTGGAGCGAATACACGGAATCACCTTGCATCCTGAAGTGAAACGCCTGGGCTTTCAAACGACCGATTAG